GGGGAGCGGATTGCGGTGCGCAACCACTTGGGTGGGACGGTGGCGGTGTGGTTGCGGGAGCTTGGGGGCAACCCGTTGCGTGTGTACCTCCGCACGAGCACCGGGAGCTGGAGCTGGAGTCGGGATGATGTGTGGGTGGGGCGGGAGCAGGTGGCGTCGGTGTATGCTTCTGGGGTGCAATACGTGCATTCGGATCACTTGGGCAGTCCTCGGAAGGTCACTGACAGTTTGGGGAACGTAGTGGCGAGCAACGACTTTTACCCCTTTGGTCTTCCTGCGGCCACGACGGGCCTGCAGGGGAGCTGGTTTTCGGGGTACGAGTTGGAGCACCAAAACACCTCCAGCACGTACACCGATGATTTGTACTTCTTGCATGCTCGCTGGTACTTCCCGCAGGTGGCGAGGTTTCTCTCGCCTGATCCCGTGCGTGGGGATGTCTTTTCTCCGCAGAGCTTCAATCTTTTCGCGTACGTGGGTGGGAACCCAGTCAATTTCGTGGATCCGTGGGGTTTGGCAGAGGCCGAGCCGCTGAAAATCAATTACTCGGAAACGGTGGAGGTGTCTGCGGGTGGGGATCCTTGTCCTTTCGCCCCTAAAAACATATCGTGCGAAGCTTGGCAATCTGTAAAAGAGATGCAATGGCGAATGATCCTTGGTTGGAACCGTCCGCTCTCTCAAACCCCGGCGCTTTTCCCAACACCCACATCCCCGAACATGCGGGCGGCTCGGCCGGAGGAGGTGGCCAGGAGCGCCGAGAGTCTTTCGACTCCGGAAAGAGCGCCCGAACTTGTGTTTGGTGGGGGAGTGAAGGTCACGTTTGCGTTTCCTATTTTTGGAAAACCAGTTCCTCTGCTTCTTGTTACTGAGGCTTCCTGGGAGCCTTGGACAACAATCAGATTAGAGGCGTCGGTGCAGACGGGCATGGGTGCTGCCATTGCTGGCGGTGCATTCTTCTATCTGGAGAATGAGGGCTTTGGGAAACAAACCGCAGGCGGCTTTTCGGTTCTGGGGGGCCGTGGCTATGGTGGTGAGGCGACCATTCTTCTCGAGGATAAATACCGTGGTCGCTTCGAGATAATCGTAGGAGCGGGCGGTGGGGTTG
The genomic region above belongs to Thermoanaerobaculum aquaticum and contains:
- a CDS encoding RHS repeat-associated core domain-containing protein, with the protein product MASNDFYPFGLPAATTGLQGSWFSGYELEHQNTSSTYTDDLYFLHARWYFPQVARFLSPDPVRGDVFSPQSFNLFAYVGGNPVNFVDPWGLAEAEPLKINYSETVEVSAGGDPCPFAPKNISCEAWQSVKEMQWRMILGWNRPLSQTPALFPTPTSPNMRAARPEEVARSAESLSTPERAPELVFGGGVKVTFAFPIFGKPVPLLLVTEASWEPWTTIRLEASVQTGMGAAIAGGAFFYLENEGFGKQTAGGFSVLGGRGYGGEATILLEDKYRGRFEIIVGAGGGVAGVVPIYVRPLGSRQWGN